The sequence below is a genomic window from Sander lucioperca isolate FBNREF2018 chromosome 10, SLUC_FBN_1.2, whole genome shotgun sequence.
ACTGAGCCGTGCCTGGAAACTTTTCCGCGTATGACTTAAATCCTGGCAGCTTCATGTGCTATCAGTGCAGCTGGATTCACATCCATAAAGGATTATTAGCCTATGAAATGAGATCCATTAAAGGCCCAATCAGTAATACTTAATTGGAGAGCTTGAGTTATACATGGATAATAAGCATTTTGGGTATCTCAGCTGATCATCAGAGGCCTGGTTTATATCACTGTTTacagatatttttttatgtaaacaGACCAAGAACATCAGAAAACATTGCAGACTTATGATTACTGTTAAAAAAGACCTGTCTGTTAATAATAAGTCATAACTATTTCCAACCttatatttaaaatgttggtACATTTTGGTTGCCAATTGGGCCTTTAATGGATGAGTATAAcatatttgttttatattttctatGCATTTGATATGCACTTTTGTGTCCCTATATTTCAAGATGGTtgcatttgatattttttttattttgttagtaACATCAGAGATAAAGATTGTGTATTTTGGCCACTTAAGCAGcatcaagacaaaaaaaaagttgaacaaCTTAAATCAGTGTCATCAAAATCCAATTCAGGTCACATAAAGCAGGGATAGAGAACATTTTGTAATTAGCACTTGCCCTTTGTTGTGTGCTCCTGTATTGTTCACAGACCTCAGTCTGTACACATGATATGTGTCCTTGTGTGAACTTTCCGAATAAATTAACATGGCTAAGAATGATTTGTGGGTGTGCATATTCAGCGTAGacttttctgtttttactgCACAGTTTGAATATTTTTTGTGAAAATATTTCTTTGATAATTGCTTTTCTTATTGCCTTTTAATTTTACTGCTAGGTCCAAGTTATTaaataacatgttttaattagtttGAGTCATTTGCATAGTTTAGAAGTTATAAATTGTGGTTATTGAAGAACTGTCTCCATTGATTTATAGGTTTAATTTGTGGCCAGTATGTATTACTTTATTTCTGGTGGATTGACTTGTTATAGGCCATACAGCGACCAAAAGTGCTTCTTAATTGCATCTATACAGTAGCAATTATTAATGCCTTGTAGTATTCAAAATTAAGGGACTGCATCAGAAGTTAGCAAGTTGAAACATACTTCTGCCAAGCAACATTTTTGAAGTTCTGTATTGTAATTTTCCGTTCACACAGTTTGCTTTATCTCACTGCAGTGTGAGGAGCAGCTTTGACAGACATAATCTCTCTCATCTTTTTCACTTCTTctagtcctctctctctctctctctctctctctctctctctctctctctctctctcagggccCTGTGCTCTTTACCCCTCCCTCCTTTATCCCTGCAAAGGCTTTGTCCCCGCAGCAGAGAGCCTCTCTAAATAGAGGCCTTTAGATAGTCTAGGAACAAGGGGGGAGCAGCAGCGACGCGACTGCTGTTGTTTCATTTACCTCTCCCTATGGCAACCAGCAGCGGTCGGCCAGGAATGTCCCCTCTCTGGACAAAGTCCTGGTCCCTGAAGCTGACACTTGGGGGACGACAGCTGGGACGGGATGGAAAGCTGCCCTCCCTGCCCCGGACTGGAGGCCTGAGTCTGGACTTAATCCTGCTCTTCACTTAGGTCTATCCTCACTTTACTGGGTGATGAGCAGCCAGAGGAGCTTTTCACACACCATTAATTCTAAAATAGTTGTATTTAAAGACCTGAAAATAACTTTGAAATCTCTTTTGGGGGATGTAAAGAATCCTTAAAAGGTTTTCAATACTGTTACACCATGTTCTAAGGATCCCACATAGATGCTTTACAGTGCTGTAAACAGCCGTTTAGGAGCACATTAAAATGCTTCAAACTTAAACAGTTTGGGAACCGTATAAATGGTGTgtttcaatgtttaaaaaagaaactcTTTTAAATCATTCAAGCTATATATAGAACATTAACTTCAATCCAATGACCCTCCTTTTTCTGTGTggagccactcctcccagtgcAGGCTTGTTAATTCACTTTACAGTCTGCTGGGACACAAAAGTGGATTTGTTTACTTTATGGGCTGTTAAAAGTTTTCAAGTCAAGACATATGAATGTAGACACATTTCCAAGCCTTTGCTGGGGAAAATGTACTAACTTACATCTTTATAACCACTGAGGAATGTTGGTAAAATTGCAGGAGTTTGTCATTAATAGCTTTGATAAGCAATGGTTTGAAATAATCTACAGTAGCAGGAACATAATGGACTTCACACTGATGCAATCCAAGAAGAGTGTTTTTAAATGatacacatttcaaattaaacTGCTATAAAACTTTTACTTGAATGCTGTTAGGACAGATAAGGTCAACAATGAGGTCCATCACTGTCCATTTCACTCACAATTGAGTCCAACGTATTCACTTTTAATACAAggagattttctttttctaatgAAATCGATTTGATTGAAACGGGCCTGAGCTTTTTCctttaacagattttttttaaacaaagtattatatatatatatatagttgtgaGTTGTAGGATATACGTATATGCATATCCTACAACTCACCGTGCCTTACATCTCATTAACACAGTGAACTGTATAGGACATTATGTCAGCATGCCTGTTGTTTTAAGACCGGTTTGAATAAATTAGATTTCAAActattttgcttgttttttgATGTTTAAATTATGTTATCTCAGCTTTTAAGTATTGGTTGATTGATAGACTATAACGATATTCTTAATACTCAGTAGCTAtattcttttatatatatatatatatatatatatatatatatatatatatatatatatatacacacacacacacacacacacacacacacacacacacaccgctgcgCAAATAACAGACATTATTAAAATACATACACCTACAACGTAAAACATGAAACAGACAGACCTTGTATTTGCACATGTAATATAGATATTTCATTTGAAATCTAACAATATTTGCTGCTCCAGTGAAAAGGTTTACATCGCCTAATTAAATTAGGATTTTACACACACGTCTCCATAACAATATTTAATATCATAAATGTGCGAAGAATTACAGTCAACAAATAACAACATTTACCCCTTTTTTACAATTGTATATCCTACACAACACAGATTTGGTATTAATCTTGGTTAACACCCTGGTCCCCTGGATCTAAACTAGCCTGAGCCTGAATCTTGATAGAACATGATTATCAAAGTAAATCCACTGTATCTTACAGTTGCACTGCTGATCCCGGTGCTCCGTCTCCCCATGCTGCATTCCGGCTCTCCGCTTCCGCGGCAGCCTCAACTCGCACCTCCAACAAAGAGAGTAGTGTTTGGTGAGACTTCCCCGCAGCCAATCACTGCGTCGTTGCCCTTGGTTACCACGTCCATCATCCTCTGGCGTCCAATGAGCGGCGGAGGCGTGGCGGAGTCCAGGTGCGCCTCTGCGTCCACTTGGCAGAGCGCCTGAGAGCCGCCTGTGGGCAGGAGAGGATCTGTCAAATGCGAGCTTCCTTTAATCAGAGCGACCAGTCCGGCTCCGAGAGTCATGGCGACCGCAGCGTCTAACCACTACAACATCCTCACCTCCAGCGCATCCATCGTGCACTCGGAGCCCGGCAGCATGCAGCAAGCCACAGCGTACCGGGACGCGCAAAGCCTGTTGCAGGGCGACTACCAGCTGCAGAGCAACAGCCACACGCTCAGCCACGCACACCAGTGGATCACGGCGCTGTCCCAGGGAGAGGGAGCCCCGTGGTCCTCCAGCCCGCTCGGCGCGGAGCAGGACATCAAACCTGCGGTGCAGGGCGCCAGGGACGAGATGCACAACTCCAGCAGCAACCTGCAGCACCAGTCGCGGCCCCACCTGGTGCACCAGACGCACGGGAACCACCACGACGGCCGGGCGTGGAGAACCACCACCGCTGCGCACATACCGAGCATGGCTACTACGAACGGCCAAAGCCTTATCTACTCCCAGCCGGGTTTCGGCGTTAACGGGCTGATCCCGGGCAGCGGGCAGGGGATGCACCACCACAACCTAAGAGACAGCCACGACGAGCACCACAGCCCGCACCTCAGCGATCACGGCCACCCTCCGTCCCAGCATCAGCACCAGCACCGGCCGCAGAGCCACCACGACCACTCGGACGAGGATACGCCGACCTCGGACGACCTGGAGCAGTTCGCCAAGCAGTTCAAGCAGCGGAGGATCAAGCTGGGCTTCACGCAGGCGGACGTGGGACTCGCCCTGGGGACCCTGTACGGAAATGTGTTTTCCCAGACCACCATATGCAGGTTTGAGGCCCTGCAGCTCAGCTTCAAAAACATGTGCAAGCTGAAGCCTCTGTTGAACAAGTGGTTGGAGGAGGCGGACTCCACCTCGGGAAGCCCGACCAGCCTGGACAAAATCGCGGCGCAgggaaggaaaaggaaaaaacggACTTCAATCGAGGTAAGCGTAAAGGGAGCTCTGGAGAGCCATTTTTTGAAGTGTCCTAAACCGGCAGCGTCGGAAATAATCGGCCTGGCGGACAGTCTGCACCTGGAGAAAGAAGTGGTCAGGGTTTGGTTTTGTAAcaggagacagaaggagaaacgCATGACCCCTCCCGGAGGAGCTCTGCCGGGGAGCGAGGATGTGTACGGGGACACGCCGCCGCACCACGGGGTCCAGACCCCGGTCCAATGAACTCTGCCGGAGCGCTCCTCCAGGACATGTTTCTCCTTTTTATTTATCCCCAAGGTTATATATAAATCACTGAACTATGAAACGCTATAGTGAGTGTTTTATGTATAATAGATTGCAGTGAGTACTTACACAATATCTGCAGCGAATATCTGAGGAATGGAAAATGAGTGAGGGGAGGACAGgacgtttttgttttcctctcccGTGCAGAGCTAAAGGAACAGAAGCCTGTGTTGTGTTCTCCGAGGATACATGCCCAGCACTGTGACTCCAGTCGACGCAGTTTCAAGGTGTAGCCCCTATTGTGTATTGAAATTATACTTGAAAAAGAAGAGGGATAGACAAAAAAAGCATAGATGAATGGTTTTCCATTCGCCACTTTTAtatcaaatcacaaaacacgtttttttttctctctttcttcctgtgCGTAAAAGGGAAAGCAAATACAAAGGCGTTTAGTTTTGTAGCCCTAAATTGTGCGTCCAGCTGTGATGGGTGGGTggtgcaggggggggggggggggggcaaaggaGCTGCGTTAATGGAGTAAACTGGAGGCCAGTAAGGGCTGCAGCCCAAGTCCAGTGGAGTCCAGCTGAGGGTGAGCATCGCCTGAGTCCCATCTGTCTGCCAGGCAGGCAGCACAGAGCCGCTCTGCAGTCAAAACACTGCAGGCCATTCAGCTCTTATTTATTCTGTGAGGACAGAGGTTAGGGTTTAGTTATGGACAcagagtattattattataatttgtattagcctattattattattattattattattaggctacATTTGTGCAGCTCACAGGCTAAACCATTCAGTAATTGGCCTTAGTGATGTGGTAAATAAAAAGTGTATTATGACCTCTGTCATCAGTCAGGCAGCAGTAACAAAACTTTCATTATATTTTTCACAAAACAAGCGTCGTCCGCCCCTCCTCAGAGTCTCCCAGCTTCAGGAAGGGCTCCGTGGCGACTGATTGGATTATCTGGCACTTTTCCACAACAGGATGGgctatagatatagatatctaCAGAAAATATACGTCACCAACTCTCACAGAACATTTGGATCCACTTTTGTAAATATTGTATAACTTTAAAAGTCATGGCTTCATCTCTCTTTTTCCCGTTTTTCTTTCTTCACTGGGGCACTTTTTTGGAttgatgtttttaaaaacagacaggttgagtttttaaaaaaaaaaaataaatccagtctCATTCATCATAGCCTAACTACTGCCTTGTATTTGTATGCTATTTAAAGTTGATTTTGTTGCCGACATCATGCTCGTTTAcggtttaatattttattttgtggcgCATTCTATTTTCagtctaaatatttttttaatgtgaaatcaatttcattttgtttgaatTGTCTAAGGACTTCTGTTTTTTGCCATTTGATGCCCGCTCTGAAATGACATTAGATTGTGTTTCAAATCGAAATATAGGCATAGTGCTTCGAGGAGTGAattttgattaatcgattacaTTGTAGACAATTTCCCACAATGAATCAGAGCTAGAGGTTAGAAACGGAGATAAGCATCATGATTAG
It includes:
- the pou3f2b gene encoding POU domain, class 3, transcription factor 2, translating into MATAASNHYNILTSSASIVHSEPGSMQQATAYRDAQSLLQGDYQLQSNSHTLSHAHQWITALSQGEGAPWSSSPLGAEQDIKPAVQGARDEMHNSSSNLQHQSRPHLVHQTHGNHHDGRAWRTTTAAHIPSMATTNGQSLIYSQPGFGVNGLIPGSGQGMHHHNLRDSHDEHHSPHLSDHGHPPSQHQHQHRPQSHHDHSDEDTPTSDDLEQFAKQFKQRRIKLGFTQADVGLALGTLYGNVFSQTTICRFEALQLSFKNMCKLKPLLNKWLEEADSTSGSPTSLDKIAAQGRKRKKRTSIEVSVKGALESHFLKCPKPAASEIIGLADSLHLEKEVVRVWFCNRRQKEKRMTPPGGALPGSEDVYGDTPPHHGVQTPVQ